The Paenibacillus yonginensis genome segment AGCTTGCCCTCAAATTCGGCCACTTTCTTCAAGTCTTTCTTCAGATCCTCATAAGCTTGGTCCCATGCCTTTTGATCGGCGAAAATATCCGACAAATTCCAGGTGTTCTCTTTAGCGACTTCTGAGCGTTTAGGCAATGTACTCACGTTTGGTGCCCTCCTTGAAAGAATATATGAAGACCTGTCATCCCGAACCTCTTGGTCAGCGGAATCCGCCTCCACCGGCATGGATGCCGTCAACAGACAGCAGGCAAGCAGAAGGGGAACAACTTTCCGTCTCTTCATCTCCAGAGCCTACTTTCATTTTTGACTCTAGTATGCTCCGGGTGGCTGTCAATTATTTGGCGGACCGCTCACAAGCGGGGATTTCAGGGGAAAAAACTGATGATAATAAGGACAAAAGCGATAACCACCATAATCAATGAAAACAAGGCCAGCCCGCGTTTGAATTTCGGCGGGATGTTGTTCCGGCTCATCAGAACAACCAGCGCAAGCGCAAAAGCGACAATAACAAAAATCGTAACATCAGAGGAATTCATATCTTTGTTCCTTGACTCCTTCAAAAATAAAATCGTAATTCCTGCAATTGGCCTTTACACTTCCTGAAAAGCTTTCATTAACTCTTCCCACTCCTGCTCGCGCCCGGCAAAATCCTCTTTGGGAAAACGCTGTTGAGCCCAGTTCATCAAAGCCGGACGGCTGAGAAAGGTATGGCATTCTTCGCCCCATTGGTCCGAGATTTCGCGGAGTACCAAGGTTTTGCCCTGGACCTCGACGGTCATCATGTTCCACTTGTCTTTTTTGTAAATCTCATGCTTTTTAATCATCTTGCAAATTCTCCATTCTTTGCTCCTGTTGAGGAGTCTTCATTAAGGGAAATCTTTTTTGTAAAATCATAACCCAGCACCTGCTGGAAAGCAAATAAATCAAGGAGGGAAGACGCTTGTGTTTGGTGCGAAATCCGGGCATGAAGCAAGCTAAGCAAGCGCTTTAAATCCTTCGTTGCATTATGATTGGGGATGGAGTATAATACAGTTATTCGTCCTCGATGACGATATTTTTAGGAGGTTGTTCACTTGAAAGGTACAGTTAAATGGTTCAACGCAGAAAAAGGCTACGGATTCATTCAAGTTGAAGGTGGCGAAGACGTATTCGTACACTTCTCCGCAATCCAAGGCGACGGTTTCAAAACTTTGGACGAAGGTCAAGAAGTTGAATTCGAAATCACTGAAGGCAACCGTGGCCCTCAAGCCGCTAACGTAATCAAATTATAAGAAAGTCTCCGCGTCTAAGCGGATAACTTATAAAGTTTAGGTTTCGGCACATGACAAAGGCACAGCTCCTCGCGGGCTGTGTCTTTTTTGCCGTTCTTTTCTTTCGGTCATCTTTTTTAGTCTTCAGCCAGCCTCATTTATGAGGTTTATTTATGGTTTTCTAGGGCAAATATCTTACGTCTCTTGTATAATAAAAGGTAACAATGACCTATGGGGGCGGTAATAGCGGATCATGGGAACCTTCGAATTTGTAATGGATGAAAGGCTGGGGATTAAGCTGCCGGATTTGAAGCAGCCTTATGAGGCCTATTCCTATCAGGAGCAGGCCGAAATTGTTGAGCATTGGGAAGAGATCAGAGGGAGAATTCCATCCCGGGTGATCGAACTGGAACGCATCATTGAACATAAGCTTTATCAGCTAGGGAATGAGGATAACTTTGAATGCTCCTGCGAGTTGAACCGGGAAATTGCCGAAATCGCCAGTATTATCAATGATCTTCATATTTGGTACAGGGTATCGGCCGACGTTTCCTCAATTAAACCACATTTGTGATATAGTTAATTTGTAGAAAGTTATAGGGCATATTATAATTAGGATTGTTTTGTTACGGATAACCCGACAACGTTGTGGAGGCAAAGCATTGATAGAACTTAATAAGAGCCGCCATCAAGTGCCAAGCGATCCGCTTCGTTTGATGAGCCGGGTATATAAATTCATATTGCCAACCGTCAAGACGGAGTTGAGCCGGATAAGACAGCTTGCTTCTATAATTCCCGATCCAGAACTGCGCAAGCAGGCTTTAGCCAGCATTCAGACCAAGGAATTCCATTGCCAGGGCGGCAGCGTTTATGCCGCGGCCAATCTGTCGCAGCGCCACGTGTTGATTCCGTTAATCGTGGCTTTTCAGACGATCAGCGATTACCTGGACAACCTGTGTGACCGCAGTACATCCATGGATGCGGACGACTTTCGCCTCATCCACCAGTCTATGCTTGATGCTGTCATTCCTGACCGTGAGCCGGCGGATTATTATGCGCTGCGCACGGAGAAGGAGGACGGCGGTTATCTGCTCGGACTTGTGAATCAATGCAGGATGTGCATTCGGGCACTGCCGGGTTATTCTGCGGCACAGCCTTATCTTGTGGATCTGGTTGGTTTATATATTGACTTACAGGTGTACAAACACATCAAACCGGAATTGCGCGAACCTGCGCTACTGGCCTGGAGACAGAAACATCAGGCAAGAGCGCCTCATCTGCATTGGAATGAGTTTGCGGCGGCAACGGGCTCGACACTTGGCATGTTTATGCTGTTCCTGTCCGCTTGCGACCCCGATCTTGATGATGCAGGAGCGTCCATGGTTCATCAAGCGTATTTTCCGCATGTTTGCGGTCTTCATATTATGCTTGATTATTTAATTGATCAGGCCGAGGACCGTCTGGGCGGGGATCTGAATTTTTGCAGTTACTATGAAAACGACAGCGAAACGCTGACCCGGATTGAAATGATAGCGGCATCTGCCAGACAGGATATCAAGGTACTTCCGGTTTCTTCCTTTCACCGGATGATTATAGAAGGGCTGCTGGCGCTGTATCTTTCGGATCCGAAAGTGGGCCAGCACATGGAGATTAAGGAAGTGTCCCGCAGGCTGATGCGTAGAAGCCCGCTTACACGGCTGTTTTTCTGGGCCAACAGCAGGTGGATACGAAAGTTTCTGTAAGGGAGCCGTTTCAGCTGCGAAACATCTCTTCGGACGTAGGGAGCTCTCCCCCGGGCTTTATTACGAAGGATAGGTTTATTTCATTTGAGGAGGAAATCATATGTCAGCAGTAAAAAAAATTGCAGTTTTAACTAGTGGTGGCGATTCCCAGGGGATGAACGCTGCAGTACGCGCCGTCGTCCGCAGCGCTATTTTTCATGGAATAGAAGTTTATGGAGTTCAACGCGGTTATCAAGGATTGCTGAACAACGATATTTTCTCCATGGATATTCGGAGCGTCGGCGATATTATTCAGCGCGGGGGAACCATCCTCCAATCGGCACGTTGTCTCGAATTCAAGACGCTTGAAGGCCAGCAGAAGGGCGCGGCTATTTTGCGCGAACGCGGCATTGACGGACTTGTTGTGATCGGCGGGGACGGCTCCTATCAGGGCGCTGCCAAACTCAGCGCGCTCGGCATCAAAACGATGGGTCTGCCAGGCACAATTGACAACGATATTTCCTTCACGGATTATACAATCGGGTTTGATACGGCCGTTAATGTTGTGGTGGACGCCATCAATAAATTGCGCGATACGATGTCTTCTCATGAACGTTCCTCTGTGGTAGAGGTTATGGGCCGCCATTGCGGGGATATTGCCCTGCATGCAGGTCTCGCTTCCGGGGCGGAGACGATCCTGATTCCAGAGGTTCCTTACGATCTGAATGAGGTTGCCGACCGGATGAGACAAAACTTCGAGCACGGCAAGAGACACAGTATTGTTATCGTGGCTGAAGGGGTTGGCCGAGGTGAAGACGTGGCCGATGCGCTGAAGGAACGTTATCCGAGCATTGACCCGCGTGTAACGGTTCTGGGTCATATCCAGCGCGGAGGTTCCCCAACGCCGTTTGACCGCAACCTGGCAAGCCGTCTTGGTGATTTTGCCGTCCGCAAGCTGATTGAGGGCGACTCCAACAAAGCCTGCGGCGTTATTAACGGCCAGCTGGTGGCAACGGACATCGAGAAAGTCGTCAAGACGAAAAAAGATTTTAACATGGAAATGTACGAATTGGCTCAACGTTTGTCTCAATAAGAGACTTCGCTTGGCTGCGATCTCCAATGTAGAAAGGCCTTCAGGAAGTGATGTCTTCCCGAAGGCCTTTTTTTGTGTGCTCCTTGCTTTGGCGTGGGTGATAACTTGGCTGTAGGGAAGACTTATACTTAAATGTCCTTAATGAGTACACAACCTGGACAACCAAACTGCCATAGCATTTTTAATCAATAACAATTGGATAAGGATAATGATACCTTATAAGGTATTATTTTGGTGATAGGAGGGAAATTTGTGATAAAAATATTTCTAGGCTGCACTTCGATTATTTGTGCCTTTATCGTCCTGTGTACCGGGTTTCTAATTTCTGCTCTAAGTTCCGTACAAAATGCAGCACATAATGTTAATTCGGGTGCTTTTGAATACAGCATCTTTAATATCAATTGGTTCTGGTTCTTGGTGCCTGTAATTCTGATTGTGATAGGTTTTTCTCTCCTGTATTCCGCGCGTGAGGAATAGAAGGGCAAAAAGGGTTCCCAGCTCGGGAACCCTTTTTTATAGCGCGTTAGGAGGGCAGTCGGAGGGCTTGCCGCTGTTCCACCTTTCTCAGGCGGA includes the following:
- a CDS encoding cold shock domain-containing protein; translated protein: MKGTVKWFNAEKGYGFIQVEGGEDVFVHFSAIQGDGFKTLDEGQEVEFEITEGNRGPQAANVIKL
- the pfkA gene encoding 6-phosphofructokinase; its protein translation is MSAVKKIAVLTSGGDSQGMNAAVRAVVRSAIFHGIEVYGVQRGYQGLLNNDIFSMDIRSVGDIIQRGGTILQSARCLEFKTLEGQQKGAAILRERGIDGLVVIGGDGSYQGAAKLSALGIKTMGLPGTIDNDISFTDYTIGFDTAVNVVVDAINKLRDTMSSHERSSVVEVMGRHCGDIALHAGLASGAETILIPEVPYDLNEVADRMRQNFEHGKRHSIVIVAEGVGRGEDVADALKERYPSIDPRVTVLGHIQRGGSPTPFDRNLASRLGDFAVRKLIEGDSNKACGVINGQLVATDIEKVVKTKKDFNMEMYELAQRLSQ
- a CDS encoding tetraprenyl-beta-curcumene synthase family protein; amino-acid sequence: MIELNKSRHQVPSDPLRLMSRVYKFILPTVKTELSRIRQLASIIPDPELRKQALASIQTKEFHCQGGSVYAAANLSQRHVLIPLIVAFQTISDYLDNLCDRSTSMDADDFRLIHQSMLDAVIPDREPADYYALRTEKEDGGYLLGLVNQCRMCIRALPGYSAAQPYLVDLVGLYIDLQVYKHIKPELREPALLAWRQKHQARAPHLHWNEFAAATGSTLGMFMLFLSACDPDLDDAGASMVHQAYFPHVCGLHIMLDYLIDQAEDRLGGDLNFCSYYENDSETLTRIEMIAASARQDIKVLPVSSFHRMIIEGLLALYLSDPKVGQHMEIKEVSRRLMRRSPLTRLFFWANSRWIRKFL